The Canis lupus dingo isolate Sandy chromosome 26, ASM325472v2, whole genome shotgun sequence genome has a segment encoding these proteins:
- the RNF215 gene encoding RING finger protein 215 isoform X1, producing the protein MGPAARPAPRSPPPPPPPPPSPLLLLLPLLPLWLGLAGPGAAADGSEPEAGAGRGGARAVRVDVRLSRQDALVLEGVRIGPEAGPAPPLGGRLLLMDVVDAEQEVPVEGWIAVAYVGKEQAAQFHQESQGSGRQAYPKALVQQMRRALFLGASALLLLILNHNVVRELDISQLLLRPVIVLHYSSNVTKLLEALLQRTQATAEITSGESLSANIEWKLTLWTTCGLSKDGYGGWQDLVCLGGSRAQEQKPLQQLWNAILLVAMLLCTGLVLQAQRQASRQSQREPGGQVDLLKHRVVRRLASLKTRRCRLGRAAQGPPEPGAETCAVCLDYFCNKQWLRVLPCKHEFHRDCVDPWLMLQQTCPLCKFNVLGNRYSDD; encoded by the exons ATGGGCCCCGCCGCTCGCCCCGCGCCGAGgtcgcccccgccgccgccgccgccgccgccgtcgccgctgctgctgctgcttcccttGCTGCCGCTCTGGCTGGGCCTGGCGGGCCCGGGGGCCGCGGCGGACGGCAGCGAGCccgaggccggggcggggcggggcggggcgcgcgccgTGCGGGTGGACGTGAGGCTGTCGCGGCAGGACGCTCTGGTCCTGGAGGGCGTCAGGATCGGCCCCGAGGCCGGCCCGGCACCCCCGCTGGGCGGCCGCCTGCTGCTG ATGGACGTCGTGGATGCTGAGCAGGAGGTACCCGTAGAAGGCTGGATTGCAGTGGCATACGTGGGCAAGGAGCAGGCCGCCCAGTTCCACCAGGAGAGTCAGGGCAGCGGTCGGCAGGCCTATCCCAAGGCCCTGGTCCAGCAG ATGCGGAGGGCACTCTTCCTGGGAGCTTCTGCCCTGCTCCTCCTCATCCTGAATCACAACGTGGTCCGAGAG CTAGACATATCACAGCTTCTGCTCAGGCCAGTGATTGTCCTCCATTACTCTTCCAACGTCACCAAGCTGTTAGAGGCACTGCTGCA GAGGACTCAGGCCACAGCTGAGATCACCAGTGGAGAGTCACTGTCAGCCAACATCGAGTGGAAGCTGACCCTGTGGACCACCTGTGGCCTCTCCAAGGATGGCTATGGAGGATGGCAGGACTTGGTGTGCCTGGGAGGCAGTCGGGCCCAGGAGCAG aAGCCCCTGCAGCAGCTGTGGAATGCCATCCTGCTGGTGGCCATGCTCCTCTGCACAGGCCTCGTTCTCCAGGCCCAGCGGCAGGCATCAAGGCAGAGCCAGCGGGAACCTGGAGGCCAG gTGGATCTGCTCAAGCACCGCGTGGTGCGGAGGCTGGCATCCCTCAAGACCCGGCGCTGCCGTCTCGGCAGGGCAGCACAGGGCCCCCCAGAACCTGGTGCTGAGACCTGCGCTGTGTGTTTGGACTACTTCTGCAATAAGCAG TGGCTCCGGGTGCTGCCCTGTAAGCATGAGTTTCACCGAGACTGCGTGGATCCCTGGCTGATGCTTCAACAGACCTGCCCGCTGTGCAAATTCAACGTCCTGG GGAACCGCTACTCAGATGATTAG
- the RNF215 gene encoding RING finger protein 215 isoform X2 has product MGPAARPAPRSPPPPPPPPPSPLLLLLPLLPLWLGLAGPGAAADGSEPEAGAGRGGARAVRVDVRLSRQDALVLEGVRIGPEAGPAPPLGGRLLLMDVVDAEQEVPVEGWIAVAYVGKEQAAQFHQESQGSGRQAYPKALVQQMRRALFLGASALLLLILNHNVVRELDISQLLLRPVIVLHYSSNVTKLLEALLQRTQATAEITSGESLSANIEWKLTLWTTCGLSKDGYGGWQDLVCLGGSRAQEQPLQQLWNAILLVAMLLCTGLVLQAQRQASRQSQREPGGQVDLLKHRVVRRLASLKTRRCRLGRAAQGPPEPGAETCAVCLDYFCNKQWLRVLPCKHEFHRDCVDPWLMLQQTCPLCKFNVLGNRYSDD; this is encoded by the exons ATGGGCCCCGCCGCTCGCCCCGCGCCGAGgtcgcccccgccgccgccgccgccgccgccgtcgccgctgctgctgctgcttcccttGCTGCCGCTCTGGCTGGGCCTGGCGGGCCCGGGGGCCGCGGCGGACGGCAGCGAGCccgaggccggggcggggcggggcggggcgcgcgccgTGCGGGTGGACGTGAGGCTGTCGCGGCAGGACGCTCTGGTCCTGGAGGGCGTCAGGATCGGCCCCGAGGCCGGCCCGGCACCCCCGCTGGGCGGCCGCCTGCTGCTG ATGGACGTCGTGGATGCTGAGCAGGAGGTACCCGTAGAAGGCTGGATTGCAGTGGCATACGTGGGCAAGGAGCAGGCCGCCCAGTTCCACCAGGAGAGTCAGGGCAGCGGTCGGCAGGCCTATCCCAAGGCCCTGGTCCAGCAG ATGCGGAGGGCACTCTTCCTGGGAGCTTCTGCCCTGCTCCTCCTCATCCTGAATCACAACGTGGTCCGAGAG CTAGACATATCACAGCTTCTGCTCAGGCCAGTGATTGTCCTCCATTACTCTTCCAACGTCACCAAGCTGTTAGAGGCACTGCTGCA GAGGACTCAGGCCACAGCTGAGATCACCAGTGGAGAGTCACTGTCAGCCAACATCGAGTGGAAGCTGACCCTGTGGACCACCTGTGGCCTCTCCAAGGATGGCTATGGAGGATGGCAGGACTTGGTGTGCCTGGGAGGCAGTCGGGCCCAGGAGCAG CCCCTGCAGCAGCTGTGGAATGCCATCCTGCTGGTGGCCATGCTCCTCTGCACAGGCCTCGTTCTCCAGGCCCAGCGGCAGGCATCAAGGCAGAGCCAGCGGGAACCTGGAGGCCAG gTGGATCTGCTCAAGCACCGCGTGGTGCGGAGGCTGGCATCCCTCAAGACCCGGCGCTGCCGTCTCGGCAGGGCAGCACAGGGCCCCCCAGAACCTGGTGCTGAGACCTGCGCTGTGTGTTTGGACTACTTCTGCAATAAGCAG TGGCTCCGGGTGCTGCCCTGTAAGCATGAGTTTCACCGAGACTGCGTGGATCCCTGGCTGATGCTTCAACAGACCTGCCCGCTGTGCAAATTCAACGTCCTGG GGAACCGCTACTCAGATGATTAG